GGTTTTCCACGGCAAGGTCCCGGGACAGCACGATGTGCCCGTCGAGGATCGCCATGGAGGCGTCCGCCACCGGGTCCGAAAGGTCGTCCCCCTCGACGAGAACGGTGTACAACCCGGTTATGCTCCCCTTCCCTTCCGTGGTGCCCGCCCGCTCCAGGAGCTTGGAGAGAATGACGGTCAGCGAGGGAGTGTATCCCTTGGTTGTCGGAGGCTCTCCAAGGGCCAGGCCGATCTCCCTCTGCGCCATCGCCACGCGCGTCAGGGAGTCCATGAAAAGGAGAACGTCCTTCCCGCGGTCCCTGAAATAATCGGCGATCGCGGTTGCCGTGAACGCGGCGCGAAGCTTCATCAGGGCCGGCTGCTCCGATGTCGCGACGACGAGGACGGACTTTCGCATCCCCTCCTCTCCGAGGTTCCGCTCGATGAATTCGCGGACCTCGCGCCCCCGCTCGCCGGTCAGCGCGATGACGTTGACGGAGGCGTCGGTGTACTTGGCGATCATCCCGAGCAGCACGCTCTTGCCGACTCCGGGCCCCGCCATGATCCCGATCCGCTGCCCCTTGCCGCAGGTGAGCAAACCGTTGATGGCGCGGATTCCGAGGTCGATGGGCTCCATGATCCTGCGCCGCGTCAGTGGATCCGGGGAGACGCCGTAGAGGGGATACTCAACTCCGCGGAGCGGCCCCTTTCCGTCCATCGGATTTCCCATCCCGTCTATGATCCTGCCGACGAGCTTCGGTCCGACGCGGACGAACACCTTCTTCCCGACGGAATGGACCCGGCTCCCGAGCTTGATCCGCGACAGGTCGCCGATCGCCATCAGCAGCGCCTTTCCGTCGCGGAATCCCACGACCTCCGCCTTCACGGGAGGGCCGTCGTCGGATGAAAT
Above is a genomic segment from Deltaproteobacteria bacterium containing:
- a CDS encoding FliI/YscN family ATPase, translated to MRSGVRVQHVDLSHCIDAVRKSEPLRVYGKIVEITGLLIKATGLSVRIGEACEISSDDGPPVKAEVVGFRDGKALLMAIGDLSRIKLGSRVHSVGKKVFVRVGPKLVGRIIDGMGNPMDGKGPLRGVEYPLYGVSPDPLTRRRIMEPIDLGIRAINGLLTCGKGQRIGIMAGPGVGKSVLLGMIAKYTDASVNVIALTGERGREVREFIERNLGEEGMRKSVLVVATSEQPALMKLRAAFTATAIADYFRDRGKDVLLFMDSLTRVAMAQREIGLALGEPPTTKGYTPSLTVILSKLLERAGTTEGKGSITGLYTVLVEGDDLSDPVADASMAILDGHIVLSRDLAVENQYPAIDILRSISRVMPDIVEPTHKDAAGRFTELLATYRKHEDMITIGAYKEGTNPKVDRAIRKVDLLKGYLRQGMDERRDFRESVAQLHQLFREEARDEQARNDR